Proteins encoded within one genomic window of Saccharopolyspora pogona:
- a CDS encoding maleylpyruvate isomerase family mycothiol-dependent enzyme, with protein MDSDFHLRAFQDQAAAFRSAVMQAGPDVEVSTCPGWDVRKLVRHLARVYAMARLSLALGPDSDRPQPPRPPAEFDDALAWWEDQLAALRHELSTSDPDRPVRAFFPGGTARAWARRMAHETAIHRLDAEHALAGLGPDHVHELIFDPELAADGIDELLTVLLQVPSWAERESKGRVLYHAPDAGRAWLVEYRPGLPPQAGAPTDAALEVDATVAGTADAVYRRAWGRPSTALVTGDAALAALTSGL; from the coding sequence ATGGATAGCGACTTCCACCTCCGCGCGTTCCAGGACCAGGCGGCCGCGTTCCGCAGCGCCGTAATGCAGGCCGGTCCCGACGTCGAGGTGTCGACTTGCCCGGGTTGGGACGTCCGGAAGCTCGTGCGGCACCTCGCCCGGGTGTATGCGATGGCGCGCCTCTCGCTGGCTCTGGGACCGGACAGCGACCGGCCGCAACCCCCACGTCCGCCCGCGGAGTTCGACGACGCGCTGGCCTGGTGGGAAGACCAGCTGGCGGCCCTGCGCCACGAACTGTCCACTTCGGACCCCGATCGCCCGGTGCGGGCGTTCTTCCCCGGCGGCACGGCGCGTGCCTGGGCCCGGCGGATGGCCCACGAGACGGCGATCCACCGGCTCGACGCGGAGCACGCGCTCGCCGGGCTCGGCCCGGACCACGTGCACGAGCTGATCTTCGATCCGGAGCTGGCCGCCGACGGCATCGATGAGCTGCTGACCGTGTTGCTGCAGGTGCCCAGCTGGGCGGAGCGGGAGAGCAAGGGGAGGGTGCTCTACCACGCTCCCGACGCGGGCCGCGCGTGGTTGGTCGAGTACCGGCCGGGCCTGCCGCCGCAAGCCGGGGCGCCGACGGACGCCGCACTGGAGGTCGACGCGACCGTGGCGGGCACCGCAGACGCGGTGTACCGGCGGGCCTGGGGCCGCCCAAGCACGGCCCTGGTCACCGGTGACGCCGCCCTCGCAGCCCTCACCTCCGGTCTCTGA
- the purU gene encoding formyltetrahydrofolate deformylase, protein MSPSERRFVISLGCPDRTGIVARIATFIAEHGGWIVEAGYHTDINTGWFFTRQEVLADSLPFGIDELRRRFTTVAEELGSRTDWRVTDTGERRRVVILVSKEGHCLHDLLGRIGSGELDVDLRAVIGNHPDLGPITEAHGIPFHHVPFPKAPEAKAAAFQEVRKLVDDHDPNAIVLARFMQVLPPELCEVWAGRALNIHHSFLPSFAGARPYHQAYERGVKLIGATCHYVTAELDAGPIVEQDVIRVDHTDDVSDMVRKGRDAEKLVLARGLRAHLEDRVLVHGRRTVVF, encoded by the coding sequence GTGAGCCCTTCCGAACGTCGTTTCGTCATCAGCCTGGGATGCCCGGACCGCACCGGGATCGTCGCCCGCATCGCGACCTTCATCGCCGAGCACGGCGGTTGGATCGTCGAGGCCGGCTACCACACCGATATCAACACTGGCTGGTTCTTCACGAGGCAGGAAGTCCTGGCGGACTCGCTGCCGTTCGGCATCGACGAGCTGCGGCGCCGCTTCACCACCGTCGCCGAGGAACTCGGCAGCCGCACCGACTGGCGGGTCACCGACACCGGCGAGCGGCGGCGCGTGGTGATCCTGGTGTCGAAGGAAGGTCACTGCCTGCACGACCTGCTCGGCCGCATCGGCTCCGGCGAGCTCGACGTCGATCTGCGCGCGGTGATCGGCAACCACCCAGATCTCGGCCCGATCACCGAGGCACACGGCATCCCGTTCCACCACGTGCCGTTCCCCAAGGCCCCCGAGGCGAAGGCCGCGGCGTTCCAGGAGGTCCGGAAGCTGGTGGACGACCACGACCCGAACGCGATCGTGCTCGCCCGTTTCATGCAGGTGCTGCCGCCCGAGCTGTGCGAGGTGTGGGCCGGTCGGGCGCTGAACATCCACCACAGCTTCCTGCCGTCGTTCGCCGGAGCCCGCCCGTACCACCAGGCCTACGAGCGCGGCGTGAAGCTCATCGGCGCGACCTGCCACTACGTGACCGCGGAGCTCGACGCCGGGCCGATCGTCGAGCAGGACGTGATCCGCGTCGACCACACCGACGACGTGTCCGACATGGTCCGCAAGGGTCGCGACGCCGAGAAGCTCGTGCTGGCCAGGGGTTTGCGCGCACACCTCGAAGACCGGGTCCTGGTCCACGGCCGCCGCACCGTCGTCTTCTGA
- a CDS encoding chymotrypsin family serine protease, with protein MLSIRELRDRAVIRPIKRAVEDQLLDLPGVTAVDIGVQHRAGEPTGQQVIVVSVIRKIPREQLGAGTCVPSDIFGIPTDVIEEQPVLQHIHCARDKPLASCQPRSERAGVVRGGSGIVPCRAVHLSPPAVPNAGEYRRIGTLGAIVTGTSPTVVPMGLTTFDVGCLDDAWAVGDRMVDPEGGRMHTELARAALSGRVDAAAVAIAPGSETSCVVDGIGPVTGHATAYPGERVRKNGFGTGVTVGIITSVDATVRLDHGEALGVRVLREQIRITAADLRFCGPGDAGAAVIDPGGRIIGLHVAGSRGGAFGFASPIADVLAELDVELCTEYQRIRV; from the coding sequence ATGCTGAGCATCAGGGAGCTTAGAGACCGGGCGGTCATACGCCCGATCAAGCGGGCGGTCGAGGACCAGCTCCTGGACCTGCCCGGGGTGACTGCCGTGGACATCGGTGTGCAGCACCGCGCGGGAGAGCCCACCGGTCAGCAGGTCATCGTGGTGTCGGTGATCCGCAAGATTCCGCGCGAGCAGCTGGGCGCGGGCACCTGCGTCCCGAGTGACATCTTCGGCATCCCGACGGACGTCATCGAGGAGCAGCCGGTCCTGCAGCACATCCACTGCGCCCGTGACAAGCCGCTGGCGTCGTGCCAGCCGCGCAGCGAGCGCGCCGGGGTGGTGCGTGGCGGCAGCGGGATCGTGCCGTGCCGCGCCGTCCACCTGTCGCCGCCCGCGGTGCCGAACGCCGGCGAGTACCGCCGGATCGGCACGCTCGGGGCGATCGTCACCGGCACCTCGCCGACGGTGGTGCCGATGGGGCTGACCACCTTCGACGTGGGTTGTCTGGACGACGCCTGGGCGGTGGGCGACCGGATGGTCGACCCGGAGGGCGGCCGGATGCACACCGAGCTGGCGCGGGCGGCGCTGTCCGGCCGGGTCGACGCGGCCGCGGTCGCCATCGCGCCCGGTTCGGAGACGTCGTGCGTGGTCGACGGCATTGGGCCGGTCACCGGGCACGCCACGGCCTACCCGGGCGAGCGGGTCCGCAAGAACGGCTTCGGCACCGGCGTGACGGTCGGCATCATCACCTCGGTCGATGCGACCGTGCGACTTGACCACGGCGAAGCCCTGGGCGTCCGGGTGCTGCGGGAGCAGATCCGCATCACCGCCGCGGACCTGCGGTTCTGCGGTCCGGGGGACGCCGGGGCAGCGGTGATCGATCCGGGCGGGCGGATCATCGGCCTGCACGTGGCGGGCAGCCGGGGCGGCGCGTTCGGTTTCGCCAGCCCGATCGCCGACGTGCTGGCGGAGCTCGACGTGGAACTCTGCACCGAATACCAACGCATCCGCGTCTGA
- a CDS encoding NF041680 family putative transposase has protein sequence MISVQDDRQAVEFGAVTGFRDGFYRCLSARADALFVLCDAVSCGERPVTSLVELSLSPVFRRGHGALYDALAAGEIDAAGVGDVLVDGLPAAADEGPLLFTADVTVCPRPDAECSADRGHCHTSCRCDGDRKTIPGWNYAWLAGIQWGRSSWVSPVDAVRMDPDDDLVAVTAAQIRELATRLRAAGRTGGAGRLPPMVVMDSGYPATAMTDAVSDVDVQLLIRLDRDDRVFHRPPPPRVPGRTGRPPKYGARFECASPTSWHTPDATLTVDTDRYGRVEVHAWSGLSPKIQARGWFADRSELPVVTGTVVHVRVEHLPDGRAPHKDLWLWWAAPEGVPLDLDMLWRVYLRRFDIEHFFRFAKSTLGWTAAKTRTPAQQDRWTWLTIAAYTQLRLARNLTTDLRRPWERRPEPDRPLSPHRVRRGFRHIHDRLGTPARVPKPTRPGPGRPPGSRSGPAQRHPVRKKTEKTDTRQPAGKKQAG, from the coding sequence GTGATCAGTGTGCAGGATGACCGCCAGGCGGTCGAGTTCGGGGCTGTGACCGGGTTCCGGGATGGGTTTTACCGGTGTCTGTCGGCTCGGGCGGATGCGTTGTTCGTGCTCTGCGATGCGGTGTCCTGCGGTGAGCGGCCGGTGACCTCGTTGGTGGAGTTGTCGCTGTCGCCGGTGTTCCGGCGGGGGCATGGCGCGTTGTACGACGCGTTGGCGGCCGGGGAGATCGACGCCGCCGGGGTAGGGGATGTGCTGGTGGATGGGTTGCCTGCCGCGGCGGACGAGGGACCGCTTCTGTTCACCGCTGATGTGACCGTGTGCCCGCGACCGGATGCGGAGTGCTCGGCGGATCGCGGTCACTGTCATACGTCGTGTCGCTGTGACGGTGACCGTAAGACGATCCCTGGCTGGAACTATGCGTGGCTTGCGGGCATCCAGTGGGGTCGTTCGTCGTGGGTGTCGCCGGTGGATGCGGTCCGGATGGATCCCGACGATGATCTCGTGGCGGTGACCGCCGCCCAGATCCGGGAGTTGGCTACTCGTCTGCGCGCCGCCGGGCGCACGGGTGGAGCGGGCCGCCTTCCACCGATGGTGGTGATGGACTCTGGTTATCCGGCTACCGCGATGACCGACGCGGTGTCTGATGTGGACGTGCAACTGCTGATCCGTCTCGACCGTGACGATCGGGTGTTTCACCGCCCACCGCCGCCGCGGGTGCCTGGCAGGACCGGGCGGCCACCGAAATACGGCGCCCGCTTCGAGTGCGCCAGCCCCACCAGTTGGCACACCCCGGACGCCACGCTGACCGTGGACACCGACCGCTACGGACGGGTTGAGGTGCATGCCTGGTCCGGGCTGTCGCCGAAGATCCAAGCCCGCGGCTGGTTCGCCGACCGTAGCGAACTACCCGTGGTCACCGGCACGGTCGTGCACGTCCGCGTGGAACACCTGCCCGACGGACGCGCCCCGCACAAGGACCTGTGGCTGTGGTGGGCCGCCCCCGAGGGCGTCCCACTGGATCTGGACATGCTGTGGCGGGTCTACCTACGGCGGTTCGACATCGAGCATTTCTTCCGTTTTGCCAAGTCGACCTTGGGCTGGACCGCGGCGAAAACCCGCACACCCGCCCAGCAGGACCGGTGGACCTGGCTGACGATCGCCGCCTACACCCAACTCAGACTCGCCCGCAACCTCACCACGGACCTGCGGCGTCCCTGGGAACGACGCCCCGAGCCAGACCGGCCGTTAAGCCCGCACCGGGTACGCCGCGGGTTTCGCCACATCCATGATCGTCTCGGGACCCCCGCGCGTGTGCCGAAACCCACCCGGCCCGGCCCAGGGCGGCCCCCAGGCTCCCGCTCCGGTCCTGCTCAACGCCATCCCGTCCGCAAAAAAACCGAAAAAACGGACACCCGGCAACCCGCCGGAAAGAAGCAAGCAGGTTAA
- a CDS encoding ArsR/SmtB family transcription factor — MLTELGYPVRLSIVRVLAHGGKRSCGALPSPVSKSTTIHWRVLRESGVIYQRPADREIFLTLRCGGLDAKFPGLLKAVLDAEPED, encoded by the coding sequence GTGCTCACAGAGCTCGGGTACCCGGTGCGGCTGTCGATCGTCCGCGTGCTCGCGCACGGTGGGAAGCGCTCCTGCGGCGCGTTGCCGTCCCCGGTTTCGAAGTCGACCACGATCCACTGGCGGGTCCTCCGCGAGAGCGGCGTGATCTACCAGCGCCCGGCGGACCGCGAGATCTTCCTGACCCTCCGCTGTGGCGGCCTCGACGCCAAGTTCCCGGGCTTGCTCAAAGCGGTCCTCGACGCAGAGCCCGAGGACTGA
- a CDS encoding class I SAM-dependent methyltransferase has translation MNSAPKKRAPRLAAGRARALGMPTRGTTNPNRLRRIDRWIAGTPWVARALRDAAEPVVIDLGYGATPVTTVELAARLRPLRPDVRVVGLEIDPDRVAAGKLVVDPPALEFRRGGFELAGLAAGVRDFPGPALVRALNVLRQYTEPEAWKAWDELCSRLAPDGFLVEGTCDEIGRRCCWVTLDRGGPRTLTLACRPADIERPSDLAERLPKTLIHRNVPGEKVHAMLGELDVCWAKAAPMAPFGPRARWAHAAQLFAELGWPVLDRRRRWRLGELTVNWAAIAP, from the coding sequence ATGAATTCGGCCCCGAAGAAGCGGGCGCCCCGGCTCGCGGCCGGTCGGGCCCGGGCCTTGGGCATGCCCACCCGGGGCACCACCAACCCGAACCGGCTGCGGCGCATCGACCGGTGGATCGCCGGCACCCCATGGGTCGCTCGCGCGCTGCGCGACGCCGCCGAGCCGGTCGTCATCGACCTCGGCTACGGCGCCACCCCGGTGACCACCGTGGAGCTGGCGGCCCGGCTCAGGCCGCTGCGCCCGGACGTGCGGGTGGTGGGGCTGGAGATCGACCCGGACCGGGTCGCGGCCGGCAAGCTCGTCGTTGATCCGCCCGCGCTGGAGTTCCGCCGCGGCGGGTTCGAGCTGGCCGGGCTGGCCGCCGGGGTGCGCGACTTCCCCGGACCCGCGCTGGTGCGGGCGCTGAACGTGCTGCGCCAGTACACCGAGCCCGAGGCGTGGAAGGCGTGGGACGAGCTGTGCTCCCGGCTCGCGCCGGACGGGTTTCTGGTGGAGGGCACCTGCGACGAGATCGGGCGGCGCTGCTGCTGGGTGACGTTGGACCGGGGCGGGCCGCGGACCCTGACGCTCGCCTGCCGGCCAGCCGACATCGAACGGCCTTCGGACCTCGCCGAGCGGCTGCCCAAGACCTTGATCCACCGCAACGTGCCGGGCGAGAAGGTGCACGCGATGCTGGGCGAGCTCGACGTGTGCTGGGCGAAGGCGGCCCCGATGGCCCCGTTCGGGCCGCGCGCCCGGTGGGCGCACGCCGCGCAGTTGTTCGCGGAGCTGGGCTGGCCGGTGCTGGACCGGCGGCGGCGGTGGCGGTTGGGGGAGCTCACCGTCAACTGGGCCGCGATCGCGCCCTGA
- a CDS encoding SDR family NAD(P)-dependent oxidoreductase produces MSTNSAGRWAVVTGASSGIGAATARQLAAAGFRVVLGARRLDRLTELAEEIGGTALPLDITDPDSVAAFVAQVPECHVLINNAGGAKGLAKIAAADEDDWRWMWETNVLGTLRVTKALLPKLIASGDGHVVTVTSVAASQVYDNGAGYTSAKHAQGALHRTLRGEHLGEPVRFTEVAPGAVETEFSEVRFGGDKERAAAVYQGITPLTSGDIADIITFVVTRPSHVNLDYIEVKPRDQHSATRMHRHE; encoded by the coding sequence GTGAGCACAAACTCTGCAGGTCGCTGGGCCGTGGTCACCGGGGCGAGCTCCGGCATCGGCGCGGCTACCGCGCGCCAACTCGCCGCCGCCGGTTTCCGCGTGGTGCTGGGCGCCCGGCGGCTCGACCGGCTGACCGAGCTGGCCGAGGAGATCGGCGGCACCGCGCTGCCACTGGACATCACCGACCCGGACTCGGTGGCGGCGTTCGTCGCGCAGGTTCCGGAATGCCACGTACTGATCAACAACGCCGGCGGCGCGAAGGGCCTGGCCAAGATCGCCGCCGCCGACGAGGACGACTGGCGCTGGATGTGGGAGACCAACGTGCTCGGCACGCTGCGGGTCACCAAGGCGCTGCTGCCCAAGCTGATCGCCTCCGGCGACGGGCACGTGGTGACGGTGACCTCGGTGGCCGCCTCGCAGGTCTACGACAACGGCGCGGGCTACACCTCGGCCAAGCACGCTCAGGGTGCGCTGCACCGCACGCTCCGCGGCGAGCACCTGGGCGAGCCGGTGCGGTTCACCGAGGTCGCGCCGGGTGCGGTGGAGACGGAGTTCTCCGAGGTGCGCTTCGGCGGCGACAAGGAGCGCGCGGCGGCGGTCTACCAGGGCATCACGCCCCTGACCAGCGGCGACATCGCGGACATCATCACCTTCGTGGTGACCCGCCCATCGCACGTCAACCTGGACTACATCGAGGTCAAGCCCCGCGACCAGCACTCGGCGACCCGAATGCACCGCCACGAGTGA
- a CDS encoding L,D-transpeptidase, translated as MSGSKLRSLWAALAGALAALLLISGCGSPAPQDQEPADPVAKVTFEPGAGAGEVNPTAPIKVTVDRGKFDSIALTNADGKQVAGELSKDGRTWQATESLGYGKSYSWSGQAIGEDGQQVPVQGEFSTLQPKKTIRATINPTDNAEVGIAMPISVKFDEPVKDKAAIQRALTVQTSVPVEGSWAWLSDRQVDWRPKEYWPAHTHVSVNAKLYGQSYGDDAYGLADLSTDFDIGRSQIVKAAVGTHRLVVIRNGQQVANYAASYGEEYDPGRNTPNGIFMVMQKNPVEIMDNPRYGYHDVRKTWAARFSNHGEFIHENQENAAALGKVNNSHGCINLSAADAKAYYDSALIGDPIEVTGSASSMPPQFDVYDWLLSWDQWTKKSAL; from the coding sequence GTGAGTGGTTCCAAGCTGCGGTCGCTGTGGGCTGCGCTGGCGGGGGCTTTGGCTGCACTGCTGCTGATTTCGGGCTGCGGTTCGCCCGCGCCGCAGGATCAGGAACCCGCGGACCCGGTAGCCAAGGTGACCTTCGAACCGGGCGCCGGTGCGGGCGAGGTCAACCCGACGGCGCCGATCAAGGTCACCGTGGACCGCGGCAAGTTCGACTCCATCGCGCTGACCAACGCCGACGGCAAGCAGGTCGCCGGCGAGCTGTCCAAGGACGGCAGGACCTGGCAGGCCACCGAGTCGCTCGGCTACGGCAAGAGCTACTCCTGGTCGGGCCAGGCCATCGGCGAGGACGGCCAGCAGGTGCCGGTGCAGGGCGAGTTCAGCACGCTGCAGCCGAAGAAGACGATCCGCGCCACGATCAACCCGACGGACAACGCCGAGGTCGGCATCGCGATGCCGATCAGCGTGAAGTTCGACGAGCCGGTCAAGGACAAGGCGGCGATCCAGCGCGCGCTGACCGTGCAGACCTCGGTGCCGGTGGAGGGCTCCTGGGCGTGGCTGTCGGACCGGCAGGTCGACTGGCGGCCGAAGGAGTACTGGCCGGCGCACACCCACGTCAGCGTGAACGCCAAGCTCTACGGCCAGTCCTACGGCGACGACGCGTACGGGCTGGCGGACCTGAGCACCGACTTCGACATCGGCCGGTCGCAGATCGTGAAGGCCGCCGTGGGCACCCACCGGCTGGTCGTGATCCGGAACGGCCAGCAGGTGGCCAACTACGCGGCGAGCTACGGCGAGGAGTACGACCCGGGCCGGAACACCCCCAACGGCATCTTCATGGTCATGCAGAAGAACCCGGTGGAGATCATGGACAACCCCCGGTACGGTTACCACGACGTGCGCAAGACCTGGGCGGCTCGGTTCTCGAACCACGGCGAGTTCATCCACGAGAACCAGGAGAACGCGGCCGCGCTCGGCAAGGTCAACAACTCGCACGGCTGCATCAACCTCAGTGCGGCGGATGCGAAGGCGTACTACGACAGCGCGCTGATCGGCGACCCGATCGAGGTGACGGGTTCGGCCAGTTCGATGCCGCCGCAGTTCGACGTCTACGACTGGCTCCTCAGCTGGGACCAGTGGACCAAGAAGTCGGCACTCTGA
- a CDS encoding type III secretion system chaperone family protein, producing MSVDGIIKSTLDDSGLEYAPKGAGRFFVTLPGSKKLQTNCWLIVAEHALVVEAFVCRQPDDAHEDVYRFLLRRNARLYGVHYTIDGNGDIYLVGRIGLHAVTSDELDRVLGQVLEAADGDFNTLLELGFATAIRREWGWRESRGESLANLQPFRHLVERDGPVQPLHDRP from the coding sequence GTGAGCGTCGACGGGATAATCAAGTCCACATTGGACGACAGCGGGCTGGAGTACGCCCCGAAGGGTGCGGGGCGGTTCTTCGTGACCTTGCCCGGCAGCAAGAAGCTGCAGACCAACTGCTGGCTCATCGTCGCCGAGCACGCCCTGGTCGTCGAGGCGTTCGTGTGCAGGCAGCCGGACGACGCGCACGAGGACGTGTACCGGTTCCTGCTTCGCCGCAACGCCCGGCTCTACGGCGTGCACTACACGATCGACGGCAACGGCGACATCTACCTGGTGGGCCGGATCGGCCTGCACGCGGTGACCTCCGACGAGCTCGACAGGGTGCTCGGCCAGGTCTTGGAGGCCGCCGACGGAGACTTCAACACCCTGCTGGAGCTCGGCTTCGCCACCGCCATCCGGCGCGAGTGGGGCTGGCGCGAGTCGCGCGGCGAGTCTCTGGCGAACCTCCAGCCGTTCCGGCATCTGGTGGAACGCGACGGCCCGGTCCAGCCCCTCCACGACCGGCCGTAG
- a CDS encoding DUF2505 domain-containing protein, with protein sequence MARRIEHRSTSEWPAARVYEALIDIDYLTDRLAEIGGSNAALLQHVTTEDGARFQVRQGVHADALPSVARTVVGDDLKIDRSESWRREEEGHYTGEIAAEIAGAPCSITGSMWLRDLAEPAGSAVSEFVVSGSVRVNVPFLGGKLEDLIVDQVQKLLSDEENFTTDWLARRG encoded by the coding sequence ATGGCACGCCGCATCGAGCACCGGAGCACCTCCGAGTGGCCCGCCGCCCGGGTGTACGAGGCGCTGATCGACATCGATTACCTTACCGACCGGCTGGCGGAGATCGGCGGCTCGAACGCGGCGCTGCTCCAGCACGTCACCACCGAGGACGGCGCCCGGTTCCAGGTGCGCCAGGGGGTGCACGCCGACGCGTTGCCGTCGGTGGCCCGCACCGTCGTCGGCGACGATCTGAAGATCGACCGCAGCGAGTCGTGGCGGCGGGAGGAAGAAGGGCACTACACCGGCGAGATCGCCGCCGAGATCGCCGGGGCGCCCTGCTCGATCACCGGCTCGATGTGGCTGCGCGACCTGGCCGAACCGGCCGGGTCTGCGGTCAGCGAGTTCGTTGTGTCCGGCAGCGTCCGGGTCAACGTGCCGTTCCTGGGCGGCAAGCTGGAGGACCTGATCGTCGACCAGGTGCAGAAGTTGCTGTCCGACGAGGAGAACTTCACCACGGATTGGCTGGCCCGCCGGGGATGA
- a CDS encoding UDP-N-acetylmuramate dehydrogenase, giving the protein MRRAMQRRLPLATVNPSTSGAEEVRDDTLLSGAHAGERGGDLPLADYTTLRLGGPARELVIARRPEELTAAVRAADSAGQRLLVLGGGSNVVVADEGFAGHAVRIATKGRQYDSVGDGLVQLTAEAGEDWDEVVADTVRQGLAGLECLSGIPGLTGATPVQNVGAYGVEVSELLVSADLLDRSTGRVRTVPASELGLTYRNSVLKHSDAAVVLRARFLLRDGGRSAPIRYAELARALDAEPGWQVDVASAREAVLALRRGKGMVLDPADHDTWSAGSFFTNPIVGADELPEVLARIVAKVGPGQRIPQYPGDDGRTKLSAAWLIERAGFAKGHPGPVGRVRLSTKHTLALTNRGAATTRDLLLLAREVRDGVRVAFGVSLAPEPVLVDCSL; this is encoded by the coding sequence ATGCGGCGTGCCATGCAGCGGAGGTTACCGTTGGCAACCGTGAACCCCTCCACGTCCGGTGCCGAAGAAGTGCGTGACGACACTCTGTTGTCGGGCGCGCACGCCGGTGAACGCGGTGGTGACCTGCCGCTGGCCGACTACACCACGCTGCGGCTGGGCGGCCCGGCGAGGGAACTGGTGATCGCCCGCCGCCCCGAAGAGCTGACCGCCGCGGTGCGGGCCGCCGATTCGGCCGGGCAGCGGCTGCTGGTGCTCGGTGGAGGTTCGAACGTCGTGGTGGCGGACGAGGGTTTCGCCGGGCACGCGGTGCGGATCGCGACCAAGGGACGCCAGTACGACAGCGTCGGCGACGGGCTGGTGCAGCTCACCGCGGAGGCCGGCGAGGACTGGGACGAGGTCGTGGCTGACACGGTCCGCCAGGGACTGGCCGGGCTCGAATGCCTGTCCGGCATCCCCGGCCTGACCGGGGCGACGCCGGTGCAGAACGTCGGCGCCTACGGCGTCGAGGTCTCCGAGCTGCTGGTCTCGGCCGACCTGCTGGACCGCAGCACTGGACGCGTGCGCACGGTCCCGGCCAGCGAGCTCGGGCTGACCTACCGGAACAGCGTGCTCAAGCACAGCGACGCCGCGGTCGTGCTGCGCGCGCGGTTCCTGCTGCGCGACGGCGGCCGGTCGGCCCCGATCCGCTACGCCGAGCTCGCACGTGCGCTCGACGCTGAACCCGGCTGGCAGGTCGACGTGGCCAGCGCCCGCGAAGCGGTCCTGGCGCTGCGGCGCGGCAAGGGCATGGTGCTCGACCCGGCCGACCACGACACCTGGAGCGCCGGCTCGTTCTTCACGAACCCGATCGTCGGCGCCGACGAGCTGCCCGAGGTGCTAGCCCGCATCGTCGCCAAGGTCGGTCCCGGCCAGCGGATCCCGCAGTACCCGGGGGACGACGGCCGGACCAAGCTGTCCGCGGCGTGGTTGATCGAGCGGGCTGGGTTCGCCAAGGGGCATCCGGGCCCCGTCGGTCGGGTGAGGTTGTCCACCAAGCACACCCTCGCACTGACCAACCGCGGCGCCGCGACGACCCGCGACCTGCTACTTCTTGCGCGTGAAGTTCGGGACGGAGTACGCGTGGCCTTCGGCGTTTCGCTGGCACCCGAGCCTGTGTTGGTGGACTGTTCGCTGTAG
- the mshA gene encoding D-inositol-3-phosphate glycosyltransferase, with product MTSRTLRMRPRRAAVFSLHTSPLEQPGTGDAGGMNVYIAQTAKRLADAGTEVEIFTRATSSDIPPIAELAPGVLVRNVVAGPFEGLDKNDLPSQLCAFAAGALRVEARHEPGYYDIVHSHYWLSGQVGWLARERWGVPLVHTAHTLAKVKNANLAAGDSPEPRVRVLGEEQVVAEADVLVANTEFEAADLITRYGADPDEVVTIPPGVDLECFTPGDRQAVRAGLDLPPDAVVLAFVGRIQPLKAPDVLLRATAELLARHPEIRDRLVVLVVGGPSGSGLERPRALQELAVQLGITDVVRFLPPRNGVALADVYRAADVVAVPSHNESFGMVALEAQACGTPVVAAAVGGLPVAVDDGVSGLLVDGHGTGQWADALGSLVLAPQLRARLAANAPAHAARFAWERTTESLLDTYAQAKMAFHAQLRIREVTA from the coding sequence ATGACCTCCAGAACGTTACGCATGCGGCCGCGCCGCGCCGCCGTCTTCTCGTTGCACACCTCCCCGCTGGAGCAGCCGGGCACCGGCGACGCCGGGGGCATGAACGTCTACATCGCGCAGACCGCCAAGCGGCTGGCCGATGCGGGTACCGAGGTCGAAATCTTCACCAGGGCGACCTCCTCAGACATCCCGCCGATCGCGGAGCTGGCCCCCGGCGTCCTGGTCCGGAACGTGGTCGCCGGCCCGTTCGAAGGGCTCGACAAGAACGACCTGCCGTCGCAGCTGTGCGCCTTCGCCGCCGGTGCGCTGCGGGTGGAAGCCCGCCACGAACCCGGCTACTACGACATCGTGCACTCGCACTACTGGCTGTCCGGGCAGGTCGGCTGGCTGGCTCGGGAGCGCTGGGGCGTCCCGCTGGTGCACACCGCGCACACTCTCGCCAAGGTCAAGAACGCCAACCTCGCTGCGGGCGACAGCCCTGAGCCGCGGGTCCGGGTGCTCGGCGAGGAGCAGGTGGTCGCCGAGGCGGACGTGCTGGTGGCGAACACCGAGTTCGAGGCAGCCGACCTGATCACCCGCTACGGCGCCGATCCGGACGAGGTCGTGACGATCCCGCCCGGCGTCGACCTCGAATGCTTCACCCCCGGCGACCGCCAGGCCGTCCGAGCCGGGCTGGACCTGCCGCCGGACGCCGTGGTGCTCGCCTTCGTCGGCCGCATCCAGCCGCTGAAGGCCCCGGACGTGCTGCTGCGGGCCACGGCGGAACTGCTCGCGCGGCACCCGGAGATCCGCGACCGCCTGGTGGTGCTGGTGGTCGGCGGGCCGTCCGGCAGCGGGCTGGAGCGCCCTCGGGCGCTGCAGGAGCTCGCGGTGCAGCTGGGCATCACCGACGTGGTGCGGTTCCTCCCGCCACGCAACGGTGTCGCGCTGGCCGACGTGTACCGGGCGGCCGACGTCGTGGCGGTGCCGAGCCACAACGAGTCCTTCGGGATGGTCGCGCTGGAGGCGCAGGCCTGCGGCACGCCGGTGGTGGCGGCCGCCGTCGGCGGCCTGCCGGTCGCGGTAGACGACGGGGTTTCCGGGCTGCTGGTGGACGGGCACGGCACCGGGCAGTGGGCGGACGCCCTCGGCTCGCTGGTGCTGGCGCCGCAGCTCCGCGCCCGGCTGGCGGCGAACGCCCCCGCGCACGCCGCGCGGTTCGCGTGGGAACGCACCACGGAGTCGCTGCTCGACACCTACGCGCAGGCGAAGATGGCCTTCCACGCGCAGTTGCGCATCCGGGAGGTGACGGCGTGA